ATATATTTCCCATTCTAGATATCAACCCTTTTCTTTTGTCACATTCTTCTTCTACTAAATAACAACATGACAAAGccaatttctttaaaaaatcacTATCATCAAGTCACTATCTacagaatttgaatttgaattgaatttaaagaataaatatttaaataaatttgcaTGTGGCATGGCATGCAGTTTTGACAAATGTCATATGGACCTTATTTATACATAGCACATTAAATGGActcataaattataatatttattttaatcaattccaaatattaataataataataatatatgaatCCGGCAAATGTAATATAATGTATATATCAAAATCAGAATATTTTTAAAACTCTTGGATTTGAAGGATTCAACAGAGATACTCCTACATATATAGTCCCAGACACTTTgtgacaataataataaaaattgaaacaGCAAGCAGTTGATGATTATTGTATTTTTGTGATCATTGGTTTGGCTGTAGAATGacatattttgttattttgtgtCCAATTGGTCATAATATGTATAGTCAAAATTATAGTACTTGTGCAGATTTTGTTTTCTTTGCATTATTTATGTGTGAAAATGTTTTACCACAACTTCTAATATGGACAATTTGATCTATAGTATTCAATATAGTGTTGATGTTTGTTTTCTTTACACTATTTATACATAGACATGTTTTATCCCAATTTCTAATATCATATGGACCACTTTTACGATTATTACTTGGGTTGGAGTGtcctaaatttgaaaaaaaaaatcatttttgaataaattgtttttttttaatgaaatcaaATTGGTTCTAAGAAAATTGGTTTATAATTTATGAACcggttttaaataaataaaaaataatcacatgaATTGTTATCATGTTTGATATTAGGAGTGGAAATAGGTCATACCGATAACAGGGTCTACAGGCTAACTTATATAGACTAGGTCCggccacacattatttttaaatagaaaaggcttagatttttttataagcctatttaaataaatatgaatatttttttattatcattatgttatgttttgtgttttgaattaaaatacattaataaaatttggttattttgaagaacttgtgaaaacaAGATGAAAACACTAATGAACATTATTCTCATAAGTTCTTTTAGTTAGtcagtctatttaaacattattttaatggcttatttacatatgtctaaaataaataggcttttatgtaggctaacaggctaaccaggcaTTCGGAAAGGTCAGACTCAAGCctaaaaaaataagcctacgacatgTTACAGGCCAGACTTAAGCTTGGTAAAACCTAGCTCGGTCCAGCCTATTTCCATCCCTATTTGATACTGACACATGTGGATACCagacaaatatttatttaaaggtGTCAATGTTATAGAAGaaaaagtttttattattttgatataaAACTTTATTGTTTACTGTAGTCCTCTTCAGTTTAAAAGATTAATTTTTGTAGCtgtgtataaaaaaaattatttttatagtccGTAATAGTGGTTATGGTAACTcgttaattttgaaaataaattgttaaaatttaAAAGTGGTATTTTTGGGATATTGTAGAGATATAAACATTGCTCCTTTTTTGGGGGTGTGTGGGGGGTTTGGTTAATAATTTGCTAAAATACTGGGAAAATTGGCCCAAGTTCACTAAATTAAAGCCCAACATTAAAAGCTTGAAGCCTTTTTGGCATCCAAAAAAGCCAAACAATAATACTAGTAGTTTAATACTCAATTTTTTTGGGTGGTGCTAATAGTTAGGCCACAATAAAATATTAGAATAAGATTGTttgtttaattagattttttgaaaccatcattttaataattggagaaaaaaattgatcaaaattctttctgaaaaaattaaaaacaataggATCaagataattataaataaatcctTCTAATTATAGTGAAACTTACAAAAGAAAGAATAAccattaaaaaaatagttaagcATATTCCCCTTTTTTTCACCTTTCAACTAACTAattgttcttctttttcttccaaaATCAGTTTCAAAATTTTGTACAAAGGAATGGTAGACAAATAAGAGATAATAACAACTACTATAGTTAGAAAAAATGTAACAATTTTTTCCTATCATCCACTCATTCATAAAACAAACCTAACAAATTTTTTCCTATCATCAAAACCATCCCAAAAATTCATTTTACATTATGATTTTTTTGTGTCACATTCATTAAGATCACATTAGATTGAGTTAACTTCAACAACAAGAAACAACATAACACAAAATTTGCTATAAAGTCATAAGAtcaaaatttgtttaatattcaaattattttctaaccctttgttttttttatataaaaaaaacaaaggtgGAAATTAAAACAAGGTTTTTTTAATTAACAATGGTTAGGGCTTTTTATCATCAAAGCAGCATGCAGAAATCAAAGtcttttcattttagaaaaatgtTTGAAATTCCTGGAAAACATATTCAAGGTTTCTTTGATAGGGATCATGATGAAGGagatcatcaacatcatcatgatCATAAAGTTTATTCAAAAAGCTTTGAATCAAGATACACAACTGATAATTCATGTGAAGTTCATCCTATTGGATTTTCTTTCAAcaatgatcatgttcattcagaTGCGCCAAAAATGCCTCCTAAGCCACCAACCGGTATATAACAATATTTTTCTCCTAATTTTTTTATCTGTATCAGGGTTTGTTTGAACCCTGGTGATGACGTCCAACCTAGCAATATTGGTTTCTGCCAGTTGAGCTAGAGTTTACGGACTTTTTTGAATTTAGTCCTTGTAAAGATATTTTTCATTTTtggcctttttttttaaaaattttttagaAGCTGAGTTGATGAAGGAAAGATTTGCTAAGTTGCTTCTAGGCGAAGACATGTCGGGTGCTGGAAATGGTGTTTCATCAGCATTGGCTTTGTCGAATGCCATAACGAATCTCGCtggtatatttaaattttttacctTTGAGATTGTTTCGGTTAGGATTCGAACTAATGTTCTTATGAACGACTCGTTTGTTTTCTTCGTGATGTTATGTAGCATCGGTTTTTGGAGAACAATCGAAGCTAGAACCGATGTCGCATGACAGGAAAGTTAGGTGGAGAAAAGAAATTGAATGGCTTTTATCTGTGACTGATCACATTGTTGAATTTGCTCCATCACAACAGTTGGCTAAGGATGGATCAACAATGGAGGTAAAATTTTAAAGACTAGAAAATTTTATGTATGTTTAGTAGTTGTATGGATCCGGCTCCCGTGCTGTCGGAGATTCCTAGCATTCACGTAATTGGGATATCGGTGGTCGTTTGATTAAAATCGGTATCTTTTTaactataaaatataaattcaaatatgCATTCTTTGCACTGTGTAATCTTGATAGAACGAACGATCATTGATACCCTGACTGCGTGAATGTGGGATCCTATATTCACAGAAAACCCGAATTTGAATATCAAGAATCAGACTCGTCGAAAACAATTATGATATATACTGTGTTACAAATTTATACGCACAAATATTTCTCCCGCGACTTCAAATTTTTGGATCCGCCGCTGAAGATATTTCTGTCACACAAAAATAACATATGACATTATTATGTAGATTATGACGACTCGACAAAGAAGCGATCTACTCATGAACATTCCCGCTTTGCGCAAGCTCGACGCAATGCTCATTGTAAGTAACTATATTTTGGTAAACAACTTAATTTAGATAAGTGCTAATGCCAGAAGAAAATCTTaaataagtcaatccaaacatgCGCTTTTCTGAATCAATATTAAAACGGTTTCGTTTCACGAACTTTGGACTAACTAACCGAATGACGATGTGATTATAGGACATTTTGGACAACTTTAGAGATCAAAATGAATTCTGGTATGTCTCTAAAAACGACGAAGACGCTGAAGGTAACACTGCCACTCAAAGAAAAAGCGACAAATGGTGGCTACCGATTGTTAAAGTTCCGCCGACAGGTTTATCAGACGTAGCTGTGAAATGGATACAATTCCAGAAAGACAATGTTAACCAAGTCCTCAAAGCAGCCATGGCGATAAATGCTCAAGTTCTATCCGAAATGGAAATACCCGATAACTACATCGAATCTCTCCCTAAGGTAACATAATTACGCTCCTGTCTGGATTCGGCTTATTTAAACTTATCTACTGACACAAACACTTGCGAGCCGTGACAATGTCTTAATTTTTCTTCGTGTTTTTGTCAGAACGGTAGAGAAAGTCTCGGCGAATCAATCTACAAGTGCATAACTGTCGAATACTTTGATCCGGGACAATTCTTATCGACAATGGACATGTCCACAGAACACAAAGTTCTAGACCTCAAGAACAGGATTGAAGCTTCCATAGTTATATGGAAAAGGAAGATGAACAAAGACGGAAAATCTTCATGGAGTTCGGGGATAAGCATGGAGAAAAGAGAACTCTTCGAGGAGAGAGCCGAAACAATATTGCTCATGATCAAACAACAGTTTCCGGGACTTCCACAATCTTCGCTCGATATCAGCAAAATCCAATACAACAAGGTGATATAACAAATCACTTTTCGTTAAACTCACTTCTTACGAAAATTAActatataaaatcaaatttcgTCAGCGCAGAACCAAACACAGATTAATAGATATAGGAATGATTCATAGGGCAGGTCGCTTGATTTGGAAACAATGTCTCGTCTGCCCTATGGATCATAGTATATTTAAACATAAGTTGTATTCTAGAACGTTAAGTTTAAAAATAGAAAGTTACTTAAGTCGCTCTACGGTCAGAGACGTAAGCACAATTAGCCGAACTTCGTGATCAAATCTTGTCTCTTCTTTTTTTCGTATATGTTTAACGAGAGGAGTTGTTTTAACATTTTACTAACGAAATTTGACTTCTTCTGAAATGATCACAGGATGTGGGACAAGCCATTCTAGAGAGCTATTCAAGAGTAATTGAAAGCTTGGCTTATACGGTTTTATCTAGGATCGATGATGTCTTATACGTGGATTCAATGACAAAGAATCCGTCATTGGCGTCATCCGGACGAACATTCTCATTGGATTCTTTGCCGGTGTCTGAACAAACATCTCCAAACTCCGACGATGGACTGAGAAGCTTGAATTCTTCAGACACGCCGCCATCAATGACTCTCTCCGATTTCATGGGATGGAATTCGAACAAAATCGGAAGTGATGTGAAAAGGACTAACTCTACGGGCGACTTAGAAGACTTGAAAGAAAAAGACGAAAAGGCATTGATTAAATCCCCGAGAGTCGGAACACCAAAGAAAAACTACTACTTGGATAAGCTCGAGTATTTGAATGCTATAAGAAGTCCTATCGCGCGACATTAATATCGGTTAACCAAAAAAAAAGGGAAGGGTCGAATTTTAACACGGATTATAAAAGTTCAATGTAAATGCAAACATAAAGATTGAGGGTTTGGTTATGAAGTTAGTAGAAACTCTTGTGTACATTTCTTCTTAGCTTGTACATTATGTAAATCATACTTTAATTAGGTTATTGTAATTTCTGTACTTGTTGtaaattcttttatttcttcaaaatagTGGAAGATTCATATAGTACTTATGCTAAACATCAATGTTATAAATTTAGAATTTCGCCGCGAGATTAGTAACGTCTGGTCAAAAATTGTTGCAATCAGACTTCGAACTTTCAAAGTGCTTCAACATACCGATATTTTATTAATCGTATTTGATTCACGAATCATACAATTAACATTAGACTTCAACATGAAAATGATAAGCAATTAAACTCGATTTTCTCAATGCGTATGTTTCGTGCGCCTAATGAGCCATAAGATATCGCTTCCGTGCAACGATCTTCTATGACGCGGCCCGACCTTTGGAGTAGCCTACAGAAATAGTTAAGCCATTAAATTTACAAATCCAAAACTAGGAAAGTGAGACAATTCAGAAGAAAAACTCACTTGGAAATGAAATGTAGGATTTGATACTTTCGCTAACACTTTCAAACCGTCGCGAACAGGCATCACTAGTATAGTTTTTAAAATGGAAAAAGTTAGAAGAACATAACATTAATGTTATTTTGATAAGAACATGAAATGTTATGTATGTTACCAAAAGCCAAATTGTTGTGCTTGTTATTTGTAGCAGTTGCTGGCTTCAAATTCTCTTGTGATTTTTCAAGGATAGGAGCTGATCATGAAAAGcaattaaattataattgattttCCATAAATAAAAAAGTTGTATTTATATCAAAAGATTATATGAAAAATATTACATGATGATAAATATCTTGTATGAAATCTTGGCAATTTCTCCCTCCATTGCATATTTGAGATTGAAAGTTTATCAGCATATTGCTCACATGAGAAAAGTCTCTGCCAAAAAACTTCATCAGTACGAACACTGAACACTGACACATGTCAAACATTTATTAGACTGAACACTGACATATGTCGAACACTGACTAGACGTTTAATCTGAAATAAGTTGATATTAAGTGATTAATAATATACTAACTTGTTTGAGGCATTGAATTTTTATCTCAGCATCAGAAAATGAATTTGTGTGAGAAATAAGTCCTTCAAGATTAGAAGAAACATTTCCAAGATGATCAACCACAGTCACCATAGCTCTACATATGTATTCTTTTGTGTTTTCCATAACACTGCAATTCAATGGACAAATTCCAATATGTCACGGGTCAATATATCCAAATactaacaaacaaaaacaaatttaCTTTTACACTAAAGTTACAAAGtgcaatatattttataattttttttaccataatataagttttttttttgacttatcaccaccggtatagtctgattcgggggtcagttctgacatcaagtgggTTCAGCCCCCTCCCGATCAAAGTTGTGGGGATCGacccgtggttctccctaccaagtttaGCGTCAATcatcactggaccaactaacCATCGCTAATATAGTTCATTTTACAATaccaataaataattaatgttatttttcctattatacccttaaatatttatttttctctccttttaattatataaactagtaagaaacccgtgcttccgcacgggtaataTTTAAACATTTTGGTCGGAAAAAAAATGATCAAATGATATATATCGTACATCCAAATAAATAAGATTTATGAACCAAAGTCATTGTTCCAAAAAGATGAGTTTTGAGCAAGTCACAACATATCAAATTGATAGTTAATAGTTTATACAATTTTTTTGCATGTGATACTCGAGAGACAGCTGCAAAGGACTCTCCAAAACATGTAGCGACgaataataaaaaggaaaacaaaGCTGCAGCATGATTCTCCTAAATGAGTAGGATGTTTGGACCTGAAATGGCAAGTggacaaaaaaaatcatatatcgTGGAAGTAGAGAACCTAAATCTGTCGGCAATGTTGTGATGGCATgataagtttttatttttaaaaacatacCTTCAAATGTTATGGAACACTTCTTTGAATACAACATTGGTGGTAGAGAGCATAGGTTCCTTATCTTTGTCGTGAATGAGAATCCTTAATCCCTTTTTGGATTTGACTCTTGAGATAGCCACGTATAACTGTCCATGACTAAAAACTTCTTTTGGCAAGTACAAACCAACATTGTCAAGTGACTGGCCTTGAGACTTGTTAATAGTCATGGCAAAGGAAACAATAATTGGAAATTGGCGTCTCACCAGTTtaaatggccatggtgattgAGAAGGGGACAAAGACATTCTAGGAATATAAAATAAGTTACCAACattttttccagaaatgatcttagCTTCAATGACATGAGCAGCAAGCCTGGTAACAGTTAGCCTTGTACCATTGCACAAACCTTCAGATTGGTCTAGGTTGCGCATTAACATAATAGTGGCCCCAACTTTTAACTTTATTGAATGGTTAGGCAATCCCGAAGTCTTAAGAGCATTTAGGAACTCGGGTGTCACGTGCTCATATGCATCAAAGCTATTTACATCAGATTTATCAATAGAATCACTGCTAAagtattctttctcttctcctacaaAAATTGGTCAATACCTATATTTAGATAAAACATATGGCCAAATAGTTTATTTATTGATtgcaaaaatattattattattaacggAAAATAACTTGAATACCTGGAAGAAGGTTTGTTATATATTGGTTGATATCATCGACTACTTCGATTGTTGAAGCTAAGATCGCACGACTTTGAAGATAACTGGAATCAAGATAGTTATGAATGAGATCAGGGTACGTATCTTCAACAATTCCCTTAATCGGATCTGAAAAGTTGGAAATTAAGAACTCATCTGGAATACAAATATCAGCATAGCCATCATTTGGCTCGCACATGGTCCCATCTCCAATTTTTAAAATCCACTCAGAAAAACTCCTTATGTCATCAACTGTAGAAGTAGGCTGACCAGTTTGCAAGCGCATGTTCTTTGTAAGCCTCAAGACTTTACAATGATCCCAAATGTAAGACGCATTGATTGTTGCATGGATAATATCAGATCTAGTACCTCTTGGTATAACAGGGAGAATTTGTCTGAAGTCACCTCCAAACACAACAACCTTTcctccaaaaactcttttagatgcatTTGTGATTCCACTCATAATATCTCTCAAGGATTTGTCGAGTGATTCAAAGCAAAACTTGTTAGCCATAGGAGCCTCATCCCATATGATTAGATCTGTCATCTTTAGAAGCTCAGCAAGATgatcttgtttttcaatgttgCATATAGAATTCTCTAAAGTAGGGACAGGAATCTTAAATCTGGAATGAGCTGTTCTTCCACCTGGTAATAATAGACTTGCAATCCCACTTGAAGCAACCggcaaaacaatttttttcttagaCCTAAGTGCTGCTGATAGAGTGTTCCACATGAAGGTTTTACCAGTGCCACCGTagccatataaaaaaaaaactccgCCTTCTTGCTTTTCTACGGCATCCATGATTTCCTCAAAGATGTTTCTTTGTTCATCTATATCAAGGAGACATTTCCAAAGATAGTTGTTAATGGCTATAGAAAGTTGAAGTATTTTAATTTGCAATAACAATGGGTGATATTACCTGTAAGGGAAGCGGAGAGACTTTCAAAAAGTTGTTGTTGAGCAAGAACATCATATTGTCGTTCATCATAAAGGAGTCGATTTCCTGTAAAGGATTCGACATAATCTTTCGGATATGGCATGGTCTTGAAGTCCTTCAAACTTCGATTATTATTTTGCAATAGTGTTTCAATAGCCATGAGTGTCCGTTCTTTTAGCTCGGCATCACTCATTGTCAGACCTAggataaaaaagaaacaaaaacaaagttTCAATGCATAAATAATGTATCAATACACCTAATGAACATTGTATAAATGTAAAATTATCTATTATTTAACCGGAACTCATTAATATTAGTTACATTTGGTAATGCAATAGTGACTGCATTACTTGACAAAGTTGAGTTGTTTATTTCCGTAAATGAGGCATTATATATTGTTACACCTAAACAAAGTCTCATTTGCCCCATTTTTAAAATCAACAGTGGCTGCAATATGTAAAACAGCCGCAGCAACTACCAGTTTTGAGGCTAAATAACTTATTGACTCAAAGTTCCATGGTTTAGCATATTATTTTGAGGACAAAGAACTAATTGAACACAACAAACTGCCCTATTACTAATAAGCTAATTGAAACAGTATGTAATTACAATAAAATTGGTTTAGTAAAAATACGCTTTGATCAAATAGTTAGGTAATTTGTATAAAACAATATGTAATAAGTAGAAGAGAGGAAAACTATATTTTACAAAAGGCTGAAGataaataatatgataaaaaaattgaaacaccGTTAAAAATGTAGGAAAGATTAAATACCTTGATCTCTTGCGAAGACTCGTTGATCATAAAGAATGCCATCTGATAAATACATCCAAGTCTTTCTCCAAACATGTTCCGGTCTATTCATCGATGAAGATAGTAACATGGTAACATATAGCTTTCGTAAAAAATGACCTGAACCCCACTGATGTGCCTCTTTGATGGCCTCGATAAATTCACGATCATCTTGTAAAAAACCCATTGCAAAGCATGCATCTCTAAATGTCTTTAGCTTCTTACCGTCAACCGTCTTGATGTCATTATAGGATAAAGGTCCTTTTTTGACAGTCAGCATCATCCTTAAATAAAACAACTCGCCAGTGCTTTGAGGAACCCAAATGAGTCGACCAATGGTATACCCTCGTTTCCTTGGTTTCCAACTTCGACTTCGTTTATGATAAACAAATTTAGAAACAAAGTCCCCATAAGTTAATAACCTTGCCTCTTCATAAGTCTTGTTTGCTTCGAACCATGCTGTAAACATAGACTCAGTTACACTTGGCTTTAGCAACACATCACCAACTTGCTCATAGTCTTTGTAGTACACAGAGTTTTCGCCTTCCATGTGAAAAAACAATCTTTCTACGGCTGGCTTTCTGCCATGTATAGAATAGGAAAATATCCTCCAACATGCTTCACTTGGGGAGATGTATCGACAATCCAAATATTGCTTGATCTCGTCGACGTTGTTTTTATCTTGGCCTTGTATGATTGCAGAAATTCTATCGGAACCTTTGTTTATATATTTGAAAAGGTATTTGATAGAAGTACTCTGGTTGCACCATTCCATGTTAATGTGGGCTTCGTACTTCAACAACAAACTTGGATTGTGTGGAACAACATGACCACTATGAAAGATGATTCCATTTTTTTCAATGGTGTGTTTGTTGTCTCTTCGCCTATAAACAGGATACCCTTCTTGGTCCACGATCGTCGTAGGTTGAAACTTCTTAGGGTAAAACTTGGTGCACCTCCCATCTTTCGTGCAAGGTGTCTTGGGATTTAACAAACCACAAGGACCATGAACCATGTGAGCTTTGACCAAACTGTACAACCGAGGGTGTGTTTCTGGATCGGGCACTTCAGCACTAATGATCTTGTCAATGTCTTCTGGACTTGGATATTTGTTTGAAGGATGCAAGAAGATTAATATATGGGCATGAGGCAATCCTCTCTTTTGAAACTCAATGGTGTACATATCTACAATTGGAAAAGCATAAATAATTCAGAATTACTGTTAGTAATTTTAAACACTTATATGTCATTAGAGTTAAGAGGGAGAATAAACTCACAGGCAAGTACTTTTCCAAGAACACCTTTTTTGGTTAAATCTGTAAGCAATTgatcaaacttgattttgaaGACTCTTGAGATGATATCCGGTCGATCTT
This portion of the Vicia villosa cultivar HV-30 ecotype Madison, WI unplaced genomic scaffold, Vvil1.0 ctg.001966F_1_1, whole genome shotgun sequence genome encodes:
- the LOC131637321 gene encoding uncharacterized protein LOC131637321 isoform X2, whose amino-acid sequence is MHGASLHALLKLQSMDPFDRKRSAKKARSRRSMLLKENRSKRQKYNPHQQLPLETPMSFTPRQPLSELSPSFQNSTARTVISGQSLGISVGFEGSGPSVTRHTFKTNIRSRPIDNLATNLFLKFASTSAVKENEGITPSSLKANQNLPASENIIGEAGSSSTINTLPQIPRPVRGRPKNHYGVPNMARNLTRKFPILEREEGHHTANLNLGYTRQTSNPTMAEQQPCHTNHTSQAIARPRCLSNCCVDAPKRPRGRPRKQMPDPEPGLNFKELRPSQTSNRTQPIPNNTPGPSNVIKETPPARQIGNISNNHVSHEVTQMSQSTTNHHRRTEPPCPIFTPTINMDFNSDSNEDSDYDPFATYLSDEDNCSDPEDVEAPFTIHDNAIGHSEEYYDIGSPLLECCYCKARMWYQERMHKSTHSANPKFMMCCGNGKVELPLLKEPPELLAKLLWDHNSIVSRKFQQHIRLYNMMFAFTSPGAKIDNRFNNGRGPPTMRIQGQTCHRIGSLLPPQGQKPKFAQLYIYDTENEVENRMDGLRNKENIDSDVVNQLSNMLYEFNPHAKSFQMAKQWLNSGETQNLKLRLISNRSTDGRVYNQPTVSEVAALVVGDIDTAEMRDIIMQTRGGGLQRINELHAAYMAYQYPLIFPYGEDGYRPDVAHRDLPANNNSIRNRLTIREFLAYRIQTRLNEAKTLLSSRRLFQQFLVDGYTMLESEKLEWLRKNQPKLRVSKYNSLNEEGDQSQAQGNSIGKRVVLPSSFVGGRRFMDQLYYDGMAICSKVGFPDLFITFTCNPNWPEIQRVLRPLHLKPQDRPDIISRVFKIKFDQLLTDLTKKGVLGKVLAYMYTIEFQKRGLPHAHILIFLHPSNKYPSPEDIDKIISAEVPDPETHPRLYSLVKAHMVHGPCGLLNPKTPCTKDGRCTKFYPKKFQPTTIVDQEGYPVYRRRDNKHTIEKNGIIFHSGHVVPHNPSLLLKYEAHINMEWCNQSTSIKYLFKYINKGSDRISAIIQGQDKNNVDEIKQYLDCRYISPSEACWRIFSYSIHGRKPAVERLFFHMEGENSVYYKDYEQVGDVLLKPSVTESMFTAWFEANKTYEEARLLTYGDFVSKFVYHKRSRSWKPRKRGYTIGRLIWVPQSTGELFYLRMMLTVKKGPLSYNDIKTVDGKKLKTFRDACFAMGFLQDDREFIEAIKEAHQWGSGHFLRKLYVTMLLSSSMNRPEHVWRKTWMYLSDGILYDQRVFARDQGLTMSDAELKERTLMAIETLLQNNNRSLKDFKTMPYPKDYVESFTGNRLLYDERQYDVLAQQQLFESLSASLTDEQRNIFEEIMDAVEKQEGGVFFLYGYGGTGKTFMWNTLSAALRSKKKIVLPVASSGIASLLLPGGRTAHSRFKIPVPTLENSICNIEKQDHLAELLKMTDLIIWDEAPMANKFCFESLDKSLRDIMSGITNASKRVFGGKVVVFGGDFRQILPVIPRGTRSDIIHATINASYIWDHCKVLRLTKNMRLQTGQPTSTVDDIRSFSEWILKIGDGTMCEPNDGYADICIPDEFLISNFSDPIKGIVEDTYPDLIHNYLDSSYLQSRAILASTIEVVDDINQYITNLLPGEEKEYFSSDSIDKSDVNSFDAYEHVTPEFLNALKTSGLPNHSIKLKVGATIMLMRNLDQSEGLCNGTRLTVTRLAAHVIEAKIISGKNVGNLFYIPRMSLSPSQSPWPFKLVRRQFPIIVSFAMTINKSQGQSLDNVGLYLPKEVFSHGQLYVAISRVKSKKGLRILIHDKDKEPMLSTTNVVFKEVFHNI
- the LOC131637321 gene encoding uncharacterized protein LOC131637321 isoform X7; its protein translation is MPDPEPGLNFKELRPSQTSNRTQPIPNNTPGPSNVIKETPPARQIGNISNNHVSHEVTQMSQSTTNHHRRTEPPCPIFTPTINMDFNSDSNEDSDYDPFATYLSDEDNCSDPEDVEAPFTIHDNAIGHSEEYYDIGSPLLECCYCKARMWYQERMHKSTHSANPKFMMCCGNGKVELPLLKEPPELLAKLLWDHNSIVSRKFQQHIRLYNMMFAFTSPGAKIDNRFNNGRGPPTMRIQGQTCHRIGSLLPPQGQKPKFAQLYIYDTENEVENRMDGLRNKENIDSDVVNQLSNMLYEFNPHAKSFQMAKQWLNSGETQNLKLRLISNRSTDGRVYNQPTVSEVAALVVGDIDTAEMRDIIMQTRGGGLQRINELHAAYMAYQYPLIFPYGEDGYRPDVAHRDLPANNNSIRNRLTIREFLAYRIQTRLNEAKTLLSSRRLFQQFLVDGYTMLESEKLEWLRKNQPKLRVSKYNSLNEEGDQSQAQGNSIGKRVVLPSSFVGGRRFMDQLYYDGMAICSKVGFPDLFITFTCNPNWPEIQRVLRPLHLKPQDRPDIISRVFKIKFDQLLTDLTKKGVLGKVLAYMYTIEFQKRGLPHAHILIFLHPSNKYPSPEDIDKIISAEVPDPETHPRLYSLVKAHMVHGPCGLLNPKTPCTKDGRCTKFYPKKFQPTTIVDQEGYPVYRRRDNKHTIEKNGIIFHSGHVVPHNPSLLLKYEAHINMEWCNQSTSIKYLFKYINKGSDRISAIIQGQDKNNVDEIKQYLDCRYISPSEACWRIFSYSIHGRKPAVERLFFHMEGENSVYYKDYEQVGDVLLKPSVTESMFTAWFEANKTYEEARLLTYGDFVSKFVYHKRSRSWKPRKRGYTIGRLIWVPQSTGELFYLRMMLTVKKGPLSYNDIKTVDGKKLKTFRDACFAMGFLQDDREFIEAIKEAHQWGSGHFLRKLYVTMLLSSSMNRPEHVWRKTWMYLSDGILYDQRVFARDQGLTMSDAELKERTLMAIETLLQNNNRSLKDFKTMPYPKDYVESFTGNRLLYDERQYDVLAQQQLFESLSASLTDEQRNIFEEIMDAVEKQEGGVFFLYGYGGTGKTFMWNTLSAALRSKKKIVLPVASSGIASLLLPGGRTAHSRFKIPVPTLENSICNIEKQDHLAELLKMTDLIIWDEAPMANKFCFESLDKSLRDIMSGITNASKRVFGGKVVVFGGDFRQILPVIPRGTRSDIIHATINASYIWDHCKVLRLTKNMRLQTGQPTSTVDDIRSFSEWILKIGDGTMCEPNDGYADICIPDEFLISNFSDPIKGIVEDTYPDLIHNYLDSSYLQSRAILASTIEVVDDINQYITNLLPGEEKEYFSSDSIDKSDVNSFDAYEHVTPEFLNALKTSGLPNHSIKLKVGATIMLMRNLDQSEGLCNGTRLTVTRLAAHVIEAKIISGKNVGNLFYIPRMSLSPSQSPWPFKLVRRQFPIIVSFAMTINKSQGQSLDNVGLYLPKEVFSHGQLYVAISRVKSKKGLRILIHDKDKEPMLSTTNVVFKEVFHNI